In Macadamia integrifolia cultivar HAES 741 chromosome 1, SCU_Mint_v3, whole genome shotgun sequence, a single window of DNA contains:
- the LOC122091851 gene encoding putative cyclin-D6-1: MEDFDLENPLTSYQEHESDTIPALFGAESDHMPSEYYFEGIKTRDLDVSVRRKAIALILQAQFSCRFDPFIPYLAVNYLDRFIPKQGMPHGKPWILKLVAISCLSLAVKMNKTNFSLTDFQRDGFIFDTHTIQRMEFLILGALKWRMRSITPFSFVHFFLSLFKLKDPPLRDALKTRAKEIIFKAQNEMKILEFKPSIIAASALLSASHELFPIQFPCFRKAISSCEYVNEEKLFDCCNAMQGIVKDGYESVLSSSETPVNVLDIHCFSSESDKTISIATTTVTVRAERDLKRRKISDFCNEKTFQRSQIRQYGMTLL; encoded by the exons ATGGAGGATTTCGATCTGGAGAATCCGCTGACGAGCTACCAAGAACATGAATCTGATACGATTCCAGCACTTTTCGGCGCAGAATCAGATCACATGCCATCGGAATACTACTTTGAAGGCATCAAAACTAGGGATTTGGATGTCTCTGTTCGAAGAAAGGCCATCGCTTTGATTCTACAG GCGCAATTTTCCTGTCGCTTCGATCCGTTCATACCATATCTTGCTGTAAATTACCTCGATCGGTTTATCCCCAAACAAGGAATGCCG CATGGGAAGCCATGGATCCTGAAGCTTGTTGCTATTTCTTGCCTCTCTTTGGCGGTGAAGATGAACAAAACGAACTTCTCACTGACTGATTTTCAg AGAGATGGTTTCATATTCGACACACATACTATTCAGAGAATGGAGTTCCTGATTCTCGGAGCTCTGAAATGGCGAATGCGCTCAataactcctttctctttcgtGCATTTCTTCCTGTCTTTATTCAAACTGAAAGATCCGCCTCTTAGAGATGCTCTCAAAACTAGAGCCAAAGAAATCATCTTCAAAGCTCAAAACG AAATGAAGATTCTTGAGTTCAAGCCATCGATAATCGCAGCATCTGCGCTTCTCTCTGCTTCTCATGAGCTATTCCCCATTCAATTTCCTTGTTTCAGGAAAGCAATTTCCTCCTGTGAATATGTAAATGAA GAGAAGCTGTTCGATTGCTGCAATGCCATGCAGGGTATAGTGAAGGATGGGTACGAATCAGTTTTATCGAGCTCAGAAACGCCAGTCAATGTCCTTGACATTCATTGCTTCAGCTCGGAAAGCGATAAGACTATCTCTATCGCCACAACTACTGTAACTGTAAGGGCAGAGAGGGACCTGAAACGGCGAAAGATCAGTGACTTCTGCAATGAGAAAACTTTCCAGCGTTCGCAGATTCGACAATACGGAATGAcattgctctga